The sequence CTGACCGACATTGACAAGACCAACCCGGCCTACAAGGAAGAGTTCTTTGGTCCGGTCGCACTGTTCTTCCGGGTCGCCGATGAAGCCGCCGCGATTGCGCTAGCCAATGATTCGCCGTACGGTCTGGGCGGATCGGTGTTCACGAAAGATATCGAACGCGGCAAGCGGGTCGCCAGCCAGATCGATACCGGCATGGTGTTCATCAACAAGCCGAACATCACAACGCCGGATTTGCCATTTGGCGGCGTCAAGAATTCCGGTTACGGACGCGAGCTGTCGCGCGCCGGGATACAGGAATTCGTCAACAAGAAGCTGATTCGGGTGGAGTAAGTCCGTCCTGACTGCGTGACGCGTTCACGCAGTCCCGTCAAAAAGCCACCTGCTTATCGCGGTGGCTTTTTTTATGGGCGATGCCGGCGCGCTCACGGCAATGGCGATGTGAGCAGACAACGGAACCAGCGCAGGAGAGGGGCCACTCACGTGCAGTTCACTTTATCCATGCCAAATATTCGGTGCGGTTTGCGCTGTGTATTCACATTCGTTGAGAAATTTCCATGACTTCTAAAATCCGACAATTATTTTTTAACTGTTTTACTGCGGGTAGCAATCAGCCGCCGGCTGCCCAACCGGCATCACCACGAACCTGCATCCCGGTGCGGGAGCCCAACCGGATAGCCGGCCTGTTCGCCAGGGTCGAAGGAGCCGGAGCCCGAATGAGAACACTGGTTACCGGAATGACCACGTCAAACAAGGGCAAGTCCGGTCCGGCCGCCGAAGCAGATGAAGGATCGCCGAGTAGGGATTCACCAGTGAACCCGGAACGCGTTTCGATGGACGGTCAATCAATATTCTCATCCAGTACCGGCACGCCAACCGGCGCTAACCACAGTCCATTTAGCCTTCGTTCTGAGGGGCCACATTTACTAACATCCCATTTTTTGCCGCAACAATCCAGCAATGACGGGGATAATTTCGAACGTATCAACTCGCCGCTGCCGTCCACCGCTAATACCGAAAGCCTGAGCACAGAAACAGCCGACTCGCTCACTCCCCCCATTAGTACGGCATCTACTGAGGAGATTCACACGCAGCCAATCCTGAAGACTAGCGGAGATGTCGCTGGCCCGATCTCGAGTGGCAGCGATAAAAAAGAAAAACTTGACGAGATAGACCGGGAACGCGGGGATGACTGGGATCTCATTCCTAAACTGCCCCCCGAACCTGAGACACCAGAAGCCCCCCGGTCCAGGTTGTCAGTCATCGCCGAACAGTCCGAACCGGAACAAAGTGCATCCAGCTCCAGGCCGGACAAGGGAACTGGCGACACCGCCTCGCGCGCCCTGCCAATACCGATTAGCCATGGCACACAACCCGCCAGCGACGATACCAATTCCCCGACGTTAGGAGAGCGGATCACTGCAGCGATAGCGTATGTTGCCGATTGCAAAGGCCGCGTCAGAGATACATTGCAGTTGCCTTCGACCAGACAGATCGTGAGTTCACAAAGCTCGCGTCAGGCGCCGGGCGTCTTCGCTGAAATTCACACGTTCAACAATCACAGGGACACCCTCGATCAGTATCTGGAGAACCTGCAAGCTGACTTGCAGGTTCTCGAACAGCGCAATAATTCGTCCTCGCAGGGCATGTCGCCAATAGAGATTCAGGCAGAATTGACGCAAATTCTGCAATACGTGGATGCGGCTTTGGTAAAAGCACAAGACCGTAAAGAGGAAGTCATCGCGCTACTGAATGCAGCGTCGGAGCAGGCGTCGGAGCCGGAGCCTGCAACTCGACCAACCGTTACAACGAGACCAACGGCATGGCAATTGCAGCCGCTTGGCTCGCCGGCTTCCCAGGCTACTGATGTACAAGATTGGGTGGATAAACATGCATCCGCCGCGCACGGCGACGCGGCTGGAACCCGCATCCCGCAAGCAGCGTCATCCGAGAAAAGACCATTCGATGCTTCGGCAACACAGCCGCAGACGTCAGCGTTTGATGATCCATGGCAGGCCGGACAGTCGCTGGCCGCCGTTGCTGCCCCACACGGCACCGAAGCGTCTCGGGACGTTGCCGTACGTGCAGTTCAGGGCGGTCTGCCTGGCACGCAGCATTTTGCATCACCGTTTGTCACGCAACCGGAACCCGCAGCTGCGGGCATATTAGGGGCATCGGCGTTGCCTAAGTTACCGACGGGACGGAAACCCGGGATCAAGGAACGACCGAAGAGTACGGAGTCAATCTCCAGCGAAAATTGTTACTCCATGTATGAACCCGAGGAAGATAAACAATACTGGGGGATGTCAGCCCAATTAAGGGAAAAAGAACGAAACCTTTCATCGCTGGTCAAGAAGCAACTGATGCGCGAATTCACACCAGTCAACACGGTCAAGCACCTGCCACAAGCAGTGAAAAACCTGCTCACGCCAATGACCTTCTTGCTCGATGAGATAGAACTTTTTCGCGAGAAAAAATACGACTCGACACATTCCGGCCGTGAGGCAGCAAAGCCGAAAATCGAAGTACTGATCAAGAAAACCGACATACTGGAGAGTAAGCTGTCCGCTGAAGCGAAGAAGGATTTTGACGTCAAACAATGGGTATGTTCGCCGAGATCGATAGCGAGAGATAACAGAATACGCTTGCATGCCGTGGCCAGTAGCGTTCTTACGGATGGACTCGCCCATCATGCAAAAAAATCACACCCCGGTGTAATAAACGACAAGGCCGGTGCTGCATTGCACCGCATCGAACTCCTGGTCGCTGAGCTTGAAAAATCGGACAGCGGCATGCTACCAGAGCCGGACGACGCTCGTCAGCCACGCAAATATAACGTTGGAACAACTATGTTCGCCCGAAAGCTGGAACTCGAAAGCAAACCGGCGCGCTTAAAGAAAATGGCAAGAAAACCAGAACTGGCGCTCAGGGAATACGCCACGCTCAACAGCATGCGCAAATCAAATCCGAAGCCAGCATGGCGATGACAGGAAGCCCCCTCGTTCGCCAATAGTGCATTCGGTGCAATACCCCGCGGATATTGCACCTTACGCGGAAGTGTCGGGGTTTTCGTGACGGCAAGTCTGGCTACCTCGAAGGCGCGCCGGACTGTGCGCCTTCGGCAAGCTTCCTTCGACAAGCTCAGGACGAACGGCCCGTAGCATATTGACCGGCGTCGACGGCAAGCGATGTTCTTACGCCGCTTCTTTTGCCACCGGCCGCGCCTGCCGGTGATACAAAAACTCCAGCACCGACGTCCGGTATTCCATGTACAGCGGATCCGCCGCCAGCGCGACCCGTTCGCGCGGGCGCGGCAGGCGCACGGCGAGGATGTCGCCGATGGTGGCAGACGGTCCATTCGTCATCATCACGATACGGTCCGACAGCAGCACCGCTTCATCGACATCATGCGTGACCATCACGACCGTCGATCCGGTGGTAGCAACGATCTTCAGCAATTCATCCTGCAGATGCGCGCGCGTGAGCGCATCGAGTGCACCAAACGGTTCATCCATCAGCAAGACCTTCGGCTCCATCGAGAGCGCGCGGGCAATACCGACGCGCTGCTTCATGCCGCCGGAAATCTCGTTCGGCCGCTTGTGTTCGGCATGGGTCAGGCCAACCAGGGCGAGCGCAGCGCGGGTGCGTTCCTGCAATTTGCTCTTCGGTTCTAGCGCCCCGAAAACACGCTCGACAGCCAGATAGACATTGTCGTGACAAGTCAGCCACGGCAGCAGCGAATGGTTCTGGAATACCACGCCGCGTTCCGGCGACGGGCCGGCGATTTCGCGGTTGGCGCATAGCAGCGTGCCGCCGGTCGCGATTGTCAGGCCGGCGATCATGTTGAGCAGCGTCGATTTGCCGCAGCCCGAATGCCCGATCAGCGTGATGAATTCGCCCTTGGCCACATTCAGATTGACGTCGACCAGCGCCTGGAAGCTGCCTTTCTTGACCGGGAAGGACATGCTGGCATTCTGGATTTCAATGAATTTGTCGTTCATGTTCAGCTCCCTGCATCTTCGTAAGTGAAGGCCCGCGCCAGGGCGACCAGCGCCTGTTCGAGGATCAGCCCGACCACGCCGATGACGACGATGGCGATGATGATGTGCGGCACGTTGAGGTTGTTCCATTCATCCCAGACCCAGAAGCCGATGCCGACACCGCCGGTCAGCATTTCGGCCGCGACAATCACCAGCCAGGCGGTGCCGATAGCCAGCCGCACGCCGGTCAGCATGTAGGGCAGCACCGACGGAAACAGGATCTTGGTCAGGACTTTCCATTCCGACAGATTGAGGACACGCGCCACGTTCATGTAATCCTGCGGCACGCGCTGCACGCCGACGGCGGTGTTGATGATCATCGGCCAGATCGAGCAAATGAAGATCGACCAGATCGCCGCCGGATCAGCCGCCTTGAAGACCAGCAGGCCGATCGGCAACCAGGCCAGCGGCGACACCGGTTTGAGCAGGCTGATGATGGGGCCGAACATGCCCGACATGAACTTGAAGCGACCAATCGCAAAGCCCAGCGGAATGCCGACCACGGCAGCCAGGCCGAAACCCATACCAACCCGCTTCAGCGACGCCAGGATATTCCAGCCTATGCCCTGGTCGTTCGGACCATTGCGATAGAACGGATCGGAAAACAGCTTGATCGCTTCGGTCAGCGTGACCATCGGCGTCGGAAAACCGCTGTTGCGCGCAGCCACGATCTGCCACAGCAGCACCAGCAAGGCCAATCCGACCAGCGGTGGCAAGCCGGCCATCACATACGGCGTGAGCGGCGATTTGTGCCGGGCGGTGCGCGGCACGTCGGCACCGACGGCACGACGGCGCTGGCTTTCGGCCGTAACCGGTAATGCATTGGCAGTCGCTGGATGGGCCGGTTCGTCCGGTGCGTGGTTCAGGGTGTCGATGACGGCACTCATGGTGATTTCCTCAGGCTTTGATCTTGAAGGAAGCCGCGTAGGCTTGCGGGTTCTTGCCATCCCAGACCGTGCCATCCATCAGCTTGCTGGAACGCATGGTGTCTTTCGGTACGCTGACCTTGGCCATCGCGGCAGCGTCCTTGTAGACGTCGATCTGGTTGATCGCCTTGGCTACGGCGAGGTAATCGACATCGGCCTTGAGCAAGCCCCAGCGCTTGTGCTGGGTCAGGAACCACATGCCGTCCGACAGGTACGGAAAATTGACGGCACCGTCCTGAAAAAAGTGCATGCAGTTCGGGTCGTCCCAGGTCTTGCCCAGGCCATTCTGGTAGCGCCCGAGAATGCGCTGATTGATTACGTCGACCGAGGTATTGACGTACGATTTTTCGGCGATGGTGTCGGCCATCTTGTTCTTGTTCGATAGCGATGCGTCGATCCAGCGACTGGCATCGAGCACCGCAGCGGTCAGTGCGCGGGCAGTGTTCGGATATTTCTTGACCCACTCTGCGGTGGTGCCGAGGACTTTTTCGGGATGGTCTTTCCAGATGTCCTGCGTGGTGGTCGCGGTGATGCCGACACCATCAACAATCGCCCGATGGCCCCATGGCTCGCCGACGCAAAAGCCATCCATATTACCGACGCGCATGTTGGCGACCATTTGCGGTGGCGGCACCGTGATGACCTTGGCATCTTTCATCGGATCGATGCCGTTGGCGGCCAGCCAGTAGTACAGCCACATCGCGTGGGTACCGGTCGGGAAGGTCTGGGCGAAGGTGTATTCGCGCTTCTCGGTTTGCATCAGCCTGGCCAATGACGCGCCATCGACGGCGCCCTTGTCGGCCAGTTTTTTCGACAGCGTGATGGCCTGGCCGTTTTGGTTAATCGTCATCAGCACCGCCATGTCCTTCTTCGCGCCGCCATTGCCAAGATGCACGCCATAGATCAGGCCATACAGCGCATGGGCCGCATCGAGTTCGCCATTGGCGAGCTTGTCGCGCACGCTGGCCCAGGAGGATTCTTTGGTGGGAACAATCTTGATGCCGTATTTTTTGTCGAAGCCGAGTACCGAGGCCATCACCACCGAGGCGCAATCGGTCAGCGGAATGAAGCCGACCTTGACCTCTTCCTTTTCGGGCTTGTCGGAACCGGCGGCCCAGACGCCTTGCGTGGCGAGTCCGCCAACGATGCCGGCACTGGCGACAGCGCCGGCTTTGAGCAGACTGCGGCGGGTCAGGTCAGGGATCGGGAGTTTGCT comes from Actimicrobium sp. CCC2.4 and encodes:
- a CDS encoding ABC transporter ATP-binding protein, yielding MNDKFIEIQNASMSFPVKKGSFQALVDVNLNVAKGEFITLIGHSGCGKSTLLNMIAGLTIATGGTLLCANREIAGPSPERGVVFQNHSLLPWLTCHDNVYLAVERVFGALEPKSKLQERTRAALALVGLTHAEHKRPNEISGGMKQRVGIARALSMEPKVLLMDEPFGALDALTRAHLQDELLKIVATTGSTVVMVTHDVDEAVLLSDRIVMMTNGPSATIGDILAVRLPRPRERVALAADPLYMEYRTSVLEFLYHRQARPVAKEAA
- the ntrB gene encoding nitrate ABC transporter permease → MSAVIDTLNHAPDEPAHPATANALPVTAESQRRRAVGADVPRTARHKSPLTPYVMAGLPPLVGLALLVLLWQIVAARNSGFPTPMVTLTEAIKLFSDPFYRNGPNDQGIGWNILASLKRVGMGFGLAAVVGIPLGFAIGRFKFMSGMFGPIISLLKPVSPLAWLPIGLLVFKAADPAAIWSIFICSIWPMIINTAVGVQRVPQDYMNVARVLNLSEWKVLTKILFPSVLPYMLTGVRLAIGTAWLVIVAAEMLTGGVGIGFWVWDEWNNLNVPHIIIAIVVIGVVGLILEQALVALARAFTYEDAGS
- a CDS encoding CmpA/NrtA family ABC transporter substrate-binding protein; its protein translation is MTSKLPIPDLTRRSLLKAGAVASAGIVGGLATQGVWAAGSDKPEKEEVKVGFIPLTDCASVVMASVLGFDKKYGIKIVPTKESSWASVRDKLANGELDAAHALYGLIYGVHLGNGGAKKDMAVLMTINQNGQAITLSKKLADKGAVDGASLARLMQTEKREYTFAQTFPTGTHAMWLYYWLAANGIDPMKDAKVITVPPPQMVANMRVGNMDGFCVGEPWGHRAIVDGVGITATTTQDIWKDHPEKVLGTTAEWVKKYPNTARALTAAVLDASRWIDASLSNKNKMADTIAEKSYVNTSVDVINQRILGRYQNGLGKTWDDPNCMHFFQDGAVNFPYLSDGMWFLTQHKRWGLLKADVDYLAVAKAINQIDVYKDAAAMAKVSVPKDTMRSSKLMDGTVWDGKNPQAYAASFKIKA